The Kluyveromyces marxianus DMKU3-1042 DNA, complete genome, chromosome 6 genome window below encodes:
- the MCO14 gene encoding 4a-hydroxytetrahydrobiopterin dehydratase: MYNKIFKEAPLLLPKPILISKLEALPKWKLIDNELVREHKFRDFEETWSVLTKVAMRSHLWGHHPTITTTYNKVQFRLTTHDVSGVSNIDLKLASKIEKYLTTKA, from the coding sequence ATGTATAATaaaattttcaaagagGCACCTTTACTATTACCAAAACCAATACTAATCTCGAAACTTGAAGCTCTTCCCAAATGGAAGTTAATAGACAATGAATTGGTTAGGGAACATAAATTCAGAGACTTTGAAGAGACATGGAGTGTACTTACAAAGGTTGCTATGAGGTCGCATTTGTGGGGTCACCATCCAACAATAACTACTACGTATAATAAGGTCCAATTCAGGCTTACGACACATGACGTTTCTGGAGTCTCCAATATTGATTTAAAGCTTGCAAGCAAGATCGAGAAGTACTTGACAACTAAGGCATAA
- the APM2 gene encoding Apm2p, with the protein MSSCILLLDETFDLLLERVLRPLSHLDESIKQLQDELQRNNGRIKPIFEINGLHYAVINRDNLYFAMIMQTNNHVSPLSVLNYLEDLYQLIKKFIGMSLNKLNVRDNFHLIFELIDESSDYGIIQVTNYNIIHDFIKVEVIKSVETETLPASSSKAGEPEDQDETYINSHILRTITSAVSWRPKGINYGKNEFFLDVVEKLEFVMDLDQGIVRDNAINGTVFCRCYLSGMPQLSIGFNKLIQKNVHFMKRLKFHECVDLDTLLSDDYPIVRFIPPDGEFELCSYRLNRPMHDDPVIKLESATTTFKPRKDPLKQDRVLLRASISTHFKSQDSTKDLCINIPVKHVIENWNVDLEQTPLFKSDIGEAFFNLTEGSLVWKIPHLKGGHGDKTYELKCKFEIWDEEIHRRQIEELHNSMDPPPLRSGPKLEKLWKDIHEKSASQAKSNVQEKRQPCLVAMEFEIPYYAVSGLKVEYLKIEEPQLSYQSFPWVRYKTLNDREYTYQVSI; encoded by the coding sequence ATGTCATCATGTATTCTCCTATTGGATGAGACGTTTGACCTTCTACTCGAGCGGGTGCTGCGACCACTCAGCCATTTAGACGAATCAATAAAACAGTTACAAGATGAGCTTCAGAGGAATAATGGTCGAATAAAACCTATTTTTGAGATCAATGGCTTGCATTATGCTGTAATAAATCGCGACAACTTGTATTTCGCTATGATTATGCAAACAAACAACCATGTTTCACCTCTTAGCGTATTGAATTACCTTGAAGATTTGTACCAATtaatcaagaagttcattGGCATGTCACTCAACAAATTGAATGTACGAGATAACTTCCATTTAATTTTTGAACTTATAGATGAATCCTCCGACTATGGTATAATCCAGGTTACTAATTATAACATTATTCATGATTTTATTAAGGTAGAAGTTATTAAATCTGTTGAAACCGAGACTCTACCAGCTTCGAGCAGCAAGGCGGGTGAACCAGAAGATCAAGATGAAACATATATTAATAGCCATATCCTGCGTACAATCACGTCAGCGGTTTCTTGGAGACCTAAGGGTATCAACTACGGGAAAAATGAGTTCTTCCTTGATGTTGTCGAGAAATTGGAGTTCGTTATGGATTTGGACCAAGGAATAGTTAGGGACAATGCAATAAATGGTACAGTTTTCTGTCGGTGCTACTTGTCAGGAATGCCGCAATTGAGCATTGGATTTAATAAgttgattcaaaaaaacGTTCATTTCATGAAACGATTAAAGTTCCATGAATGCGTTGATTTAGACACATTACTCAGCGATGATTATCCTATAGTAAGGTTTATTCCACCTGATGGAGAGTTCGAACTTTGTAGCTACAGGCTCAATAGACCAATGCATGATGATCCAGTTATAAAACTTGAATCAGCTACTACCACATTTAAGCCACGGAAGGATCCCTTAAAACAAGATAGAGTACTGTTACGTGCCTCCATATCAACGCATTTTAAATCTCAAGATAGTACAAAAGATTTGTGCATTAATATTCCTGTTAAGCATGTTATAGAAAATTGGAACGttgatcttgaacaaaCGCCTCTATTCAAGAGCGATATAGGAGAAGCTTTCTTCAACTTAACCGAAGGGTCTTTAGTATGGAAAATTCCGCATTTGAAGGGCGGGCATGGAGATAAAACCTACGAGCTAAAATGCAAATTTGAGATATGGGATGAAGAGATCCATAGAAGACAAATAGAAGAACTGCATAACTCTATGGACCCTCCACCGTTAAGGTCAGGACCCAAACTAGAAAAACTATGGAAGGATATCCACGAGAAGTCCGCCAGTCAGGCAAAGTCAAACGTTCAAGAGAAAAGACAACCTTGTTTGGTGGCAATGGAATTTGAGATTCCATATTATGCGGTCAGCGGGTTGAAGGTGGAGTACCTAAAGATAGAAGAACCTCAACTCAGTTACCAATCATTTCCCTGGGTTAGATACAAGACTCTCAATGATAGGGAATATACATACCAGGTGTccatataa
- the VPS24 gene encoding ESCRT-III subunit protein VPS24: MNYIKTTLWGPDPKEQHRKLKSILRKNDRQLNKSLNELSSLKSKTQNLIKQAAKKNDIKTVRLYAKELYHVNKQYDRMYTSKAQLQSVGMKIEESFQMNKLQDKMAQSAVLMREVNSLVQLPQLRATMMDLEKELVKSGIITEMMDDTMEPYEDVEEEEEVNEQVEQIVAQYTSEKLDKVEDAPNVVLSAPEPEQEISTENQEVVPESKIDSEADDMIKAMKERLNALQG, translated from the coding sequence ATGAATTACATTAAGACCACTCTATGGGGACCTGACCCGAAAGAGCAGCATCGTAAGCTAAAGTCTATCCTTAGGAAGAACGACAGGCAGCTTAACAAATCCTTAAATGAACTTTCCTCTTTGAAGTCCAAGACGCAGAATCTTATCAAGCAGGCAGCTAAGAAGAATGACATCAAGACCGTACGTTTGTATGCAAAGGAGCTTTACCACGTGAACAAGCAATATGATAGAATGTACACTTCCAAGGCGCAGTTACAATCAGTTGGCATGAAGATCGAAGAAAGTTTCCAAATGAACAAGTTACAAGACAAGATGGCACAGAGTGCTGTTTTGATGAGGGAGGTAAACTCATTGGTACAACTCCCACAATTACGTGCTACCATGATGGATTTGGAGAAAGAATTGGTGAAATCTGGTATTATCACTGAAATGATGGACGACACTATGGAGCCATATGAGGatgtggaagaagaagaggaggtGAACGAACAAGTGGAACAGATAGTAGCACAGTACACCAGTGAGAAATTGGATAAGGTTGAAGATGCTCCAAATGTTGTCCTATCTGCTCCAGAACCGGAACAAGAGATATCTACTGAGAACCAAGAAGTTGTACCGGAGTCTAAGATAGATAGCGAAGCTGATGATATGATTAAAGCAATGAAGGAAAGGTTGAATGCCTTGCAAGGATAA
- the CLU1 gene encoding translation initiation factor 3 subunit CLU1 — translation MSTDTIEVTVKGIPGQSKNKNSDLQYQLGKQSNVSHLKTYLSFEDATKFYTSYDLIENQTVVQDDDILEDLAGKNSSLTFHFKPKAYNVASAVQHILSLRETLGFSSELEDSISDFAISSGSQFKDMNLESKSENAKEDPEEKAKFLQVCSEILESSDVDFNISSLKTGNLLVSPVLRSLHFSAYNPVPAFYKTKGHLLYLQVVTLENETFHITSSISGFYVNKSSSIKFDPSPKAEFESKFNLVDLLIQVSKKFLQHVTQLRNKLSSTDTAQYAKPTSCFLSKPWLVSQVPTNNGDFMRTQLKNFTFDDERNFCDEFQAIKDLEINSPYDRVKNEKITASSIHEFNTEAVKGAMAVFNNELTPIDPSTTGENAVYFYKSLVFSYVFDVSGLYADIGGDEAAFAAANQDLQVINQLNRLGLKNIRHCLTAVIDYAGRRLLVQSPVPGLLTPVGTNITVDENNNEIAEPMETSISVNYGYDELTATLKFDEKLHTKLDEFSKNFYLKQHKVEEFDFKLSSKSKGIFGVDQRAYILDLANTNPLDVEFAKKHYDSVKEDRYPHRQTLIRRELVEKWRSEKITASGKSLEDASEDVKFSYNPDAYVIDGVEDENVLEMSKFLNEEVLPLFLEDILKGNTNLPYDGQHLTNLFHTNGINMRYLGRAIEIINAKYSELKEERVKYLAKIEQENAEYKEWQAGYLKKVEQLIKERQDKINEYVQQQKPIPEELKKQIQLDKSDLKEPVKNEGFTIETDQYEGLIAVCELEVIARSLKHVFREHSKKLSSPILVQHLVAFFLNLLFGHSYNPNAFVEDLDPLFDIKDLEFAKITREQLLEEVRSQAKRRFRHELPENWLEIQEERFSKFAIIRAAAQKFGIQLINKEYFFTQEEYQTWKQAQDKKLRSRLVDPQQTFSINDFSLRPIVKGSEFQSLISEELWIQGASLVNAVHAEEEEAERKKKEESEQKKNEESEQKDEETNKETEEVDPEEVKQKEEREQKMNEALNLLGQSIVFREDVIGLVHPSLVSSYLLLSNMYSRLGRVQQAVEFGNKAVLLSERCFGVDSFETVRILSNLAYLQYAQGSIYNAALVLKKVHDLLKLLTPNVHAGRVNVFNLLFQIASNVKDSKIEVKILNKLSELLLKITDNEETLPFGQNESRIANLYTSIDDMKNALAHISKARTVFIKELGLNDQTTLTSTQWKETIESIITKQQQQKKLAATQQQVKPAEVTQKKGKKASSQNPELANKSVDELLKFIEGDSANSSKSSSKKSKKKSKNGKK, via the coding sequence ATGTCTACTGACACCATTGAGGTAACAGTCAAGGGTATTCCTGGTCAATCCAAGAATAAGAACTCAGACTTACAATATCAATTAGGAAAACAATCAAATGTGTCTCATTTGAAGACTTATCTATCATTTGAAGACGCCACAAAGTTCTATACTTCTTACGACTTAATTGAAAACCAGACAGTTGTTCAAGATGACGATATATTAGAAGATTTAGCTGGTAAGAACTCTTCATTGACTTTCCACTTCAAGCCAAAGGCTTACAATGTGGCCAGTGCTGTCCAACATATTCTCAGCTTGAGGGAGACTCTTGGGTTTTCCTCTGAGCTAGAGGATAGCATCTCGGATTTTgcaatttcttctggttctCAGTTTAAAGATATGAACCTCGAATCCAAATCCGAGAATGCAAAGGAGGacccagaagaaaaggCAAAATTCTTACAAGTTTGCAGCGAAATCTTGGAATCCAGCGATGTTGATTTCAACATCTCCTCTTTGAAAACCGGAAATCTACTTGTTTCTCCAGTTTTACGTTCATTGCATTTCTCTGCTTACAACCCTGTCCCAGCTTTCTACAAGACAAAAGGCCATTTGCTATACTTGCAAGTCGTTACTTTAGAAAATGAAACATTCCACATCACTAGTTCTATTTCAGGATTTTACGTTAATAAATCCAGCTCAATTAAGTTTGATCCCTCTCCAAAGGCTGAATTCGAATCAAAGTTCAACTTAGTCGATTTATTGATCCAAGTGTCTAAGAAATTCCTACAACACGTCACTCAATTGAGAAACAAACTTTCATCTACAGACACTGCCCAATACGCCAAGCCAACAAGCTGCTTTTTGAGCAAGCCTTGGTTAGTGTCTCAAGTCCCAACCAACAATGGTGACTTTATGCGTACacaattgaagaatttcACGTTTGACGATGAGAGAAACTTCTGTGACGAATTCCAAGCTATTAAGGATCTAGAAATTAACTCACCATATGACCGTGTCAAGAACGAAAAGATTACTGCATCTTCTATCCATGAGTTCAACACCGAAGCCGTCAAGGGTGCTATGGCTGTGTTCAATAACGAGTTAACTCCAATAGACCCAAGCACTACTGGAGAAAATGCCGTATACTTCTACAAGTCATTAGTTTTCTCTTACGTTTTCGACGTAAGTGGCTTGTATGCTGATATTGGTGGCGATGAAGCTGcatttgctgctgctaaCCAGGACTTGCAAGTTATCAACCAATTGAACCGTCTGGGTTTAAAGAATATTCGTCATTGTTTAACCGCAGTCATTGACTATGCTGGTCGTCGTTTGTTGGTCCAATCACCAGTCCCTGGCCTTTTGACCCCTGTTGGTACTAATATTACCGTAGAtgaaaacaacaacgaaATTGCAGAGCCAATGGAAACTTCCATTTCTGTCAACTACGGTTATGATGAACTTACTGCTACTTTGAAGTTCGATGAAAAACTTCACACAAAATTGGATGAGTTCTCCAAAAACTTCTACCTAAAACAACATAAGGTAGAGGAATTCGATTTCAAACTTTCCAGTAAATCAAAGGGTATCTTTGGTGTGGACCAAAGAGCTTACATCCTTGACCTTGCAAACACAAATCCATTGGATGTCGAGTTTGCTAAGAAACACTATGATTCTGTAAAGGAAGACAGATACCCACATAGACAAACTTTGATTCGTCGTGAGCTAGTTGAAAAATGGAGATCCGAGAAAATCACAGCATCTGGAAAATCTCTAGAAGATGCTTCAGAAGACGTCAAGTTCTCTTACAATCCAGATGCCTATGTTATTGATGGcgttgaagatgaaaatgtTCTTGAAATGTCTAAGTTCTTAAACGAAGAGGTTCTACCACTCTTTTTAGAAGATATCTTGAAGGGAAACACCAATCTTCCATACGATGGCCAACACTTAACCAATTTGTTCCATACAAACGGTATCAACATGCGTTACTTAGGTAGAGCTATTGAAATTATAAATGCCAAATATTCTGAGctaaaggaagaaagagtaaAGTACTTAGCCAAAATCGAGCAAGAAAACGCTGAATATAAAGAATGGCAAGCAGGCTACTTGAAAAAGGTTGAACAACTAATCAAGGAAAGACAAGATAAGATTAATGAGtatgttcaacaacaaaagcCTATCCCAGAGGAATTAAAGAAGCAAATCCAACTTGACAAGAGTGACTTAAAAGAACCTGTCAAAAATGAAGGTTTCACTATTGAAACTGATCAATATGAAGGTTTAATTGCCGTTTGCGAACTTGAAGTTATTGCCCGTTCTCTAAAGCATGTTTTCAGAGAACATAGTAAGAAGTTGTCTTCCCCAATCCTTGTTCAACATTTGGTAgcattctttttgaatttgttgtttgGGCATTCCTACAACCCAAATGCCTTCGTGGAAGATCTTGATCCATTATTTGATATCAAGGATCTAGAATTTGCTAAGATCACGAGAGAACAGttattggaagaagtcAGATCTCAAGCAAAACGCCGTTTCCGCCATGAGTTACCAGAAAACTGGTTGGAGATCCAAGAGGAAAGATTCTCCAAATTTGCTATCATCAGAGCAGCTGCTCAAAAATTCGGTATTCAATTGATTAACAAGGAATACTTCTTTACTCAAGAGGAGTACCAAACTTGGAAGCAAGCTCAAGACAAGAAGTTGAGAAGCAGATTGGTTGATCCCCAACAAACATTTTCTATCAATGATTTCTCTTTGAGACCTATTGTTAAAGGTTCTGAATTCCAGAGTTTGATTTCCGAGGAATTATGGATCCAAGGTGCTTCATTAGTTAATGCTGTTCATGcggaagaggaagaagcagagagaaagaagaaggaagagtctgaacaaaagaagaatgaagagTCTGAACAGAAGGACGAGGAAACAAACAAGGAAACCGAAGAAGTTGATCCTGAAGAAGTAaagcaaaaagaagaacgtgaacaaaaaatgaatgaaGCTCTCAACTTGCTCGGGCAAAGTATTGTTTTCAGGGAAGATGTAATTGGTTTAGTTCATCCATCTCTTGTCTCTTCTTACTTGCTGCTCTCCAACATGTACTCAAGATTGGGACGCGTTCAACAAGCTGTGGAATTCGGTAACAAGGCTGTATTGCTTTCTGAAAGATGCTTTGGTGTCGATTCATTTGAAACAGTAAGAATTTTGTCTAACTTGGCTTATTTGCAGTATGCTCAAGGTTCCATTTACAATGCTGCGcttgttttgaagaaggtcCATGACCTATTAAAACTTTTGACACCAAACGTTCATGCTGGTAGGGTTAACGTGTTCAACCTATTATTCCAAATTGCCTCAAATGTCAAAGACAGTAAGATCGAAGTTAAAatcttgaacaagttaTCTGAACTATTATTGAAAATCACTGATAATGAAGAGACATTGCCTTTCGGCCAAAATGAATCTCGTATCGCTAATTTGTATACTTCTATTGATGATATGAAGAATGCTTTGGCCCATATCTCGAAGGCAAGAACTGTTTTCATCAAGGAATTGGGTTTGAATGACCAAACTACTTTAACTTCAACTCAATGGAAGGAAACCATCGAAAGTATTATCACgaagcaacagcaacaaaagaagcTAGCTGCAACTCAACAACAAGTCAAACCTGCCGAAGTCACTCAAAAGAAGGGTAAAAAAGCTTCCAGCCAGAACCCCGAACTTGCCAACAAATCTGTTGACGAACTTCTTAAGTTCATCGAAGGTGATTCAGCCAACTCTTCTAAGTCCTCATCTAAAAAgtctaaaaagaagagcaaaaaTGGCAAGAAATGA
- the OPI1 gene encoding transcriptional regulator OPI1 has translation MEVASEESESEKREVEVEKELASEEIAVEALDKLRNGSSDRSGTGSVVAGSIVAGSISGGKSERLLSKMKQSAIELYEQTRTSHPKLMSRADQLVKRIEKTSEKWMNSGKRRRGQGQGDGSWDEEDDSGYSRSDIEESHGLDIEQIRVQDKASEFHPRIRGLKRRRIKQNFKEYQLNLSIESKKRLITCLGLLKLANKQLAQRVTSLQEVVKKEQLRHKPLPASGGTGTGASPKDEEEDDKQEADDEDEEFYDASSHLHEPASSSSSHAVEENQHQHQHQHQHQNELEIDPTANAIHLEVVGTLKKVYTVVSRFTGSSLPEPARSQVREVLLKLPTKWLNDSEKPNSKNISSNKRALLLAQEALDMVGNVMNVVDDTLGKAETWVKNKQELKQLLMEQFKHEQLKQKVKHQLTKENNNSSTQGSA, from the coding sequence ATGGAAGTTGCAAGTGAGGAAAGTGAGAGTGAGAAAAGGGAGGTAGAAGTGGAGAAGGAGCTTGCTTCAGAGGAAATAGCGGTGGAAGCTTTGGATAAGCTGCGAAACGGATCTAGCGACAGATCAGGAACAGGATCGGTAGTGGCCGGATCGATAGTGGCAGGAAGTATTAGTGGAGGGAAGAGCGAGCGGTTGTTGAGCAAGATGAAGCAGAGTGCGATAGAGCTATATGAACAGACACGGACGAGTCATCCTAAACTTATGAGCCGGGCGGACCAGCTGGTTAAGAGGATTGAGAAGACGTCTGAGAAGTGGATGAATTCTGGGAAGAGACGGCGAGGACAGGGCCAAGGGGACGGGAGTTGGGATGAGGAGGATGATTCTGGGTACTCGAGGTCTGATATTGAGGAATCACATGGGCTAGATATAGAGCAAATTCGGGTTCAGGACAAGGCGAGTGAGTTCCATCCTCGCATCCGTGGTCTTAAGCGGAGACGGATCAAGCAGAATTTCAAGGAGTACCAGCTAAATCTATCGATAGAGTCGAAGAAACGGTTGATAACGTGTCTAGGGTTGTTGAAGCTTGCGAATAAACAGCTTGCCCAAAGGGTCACGTCGCTACAGGAGGTTGTGAAGAAGGAACAGCTACGGCATAAACCGTTGCCCGCATCTGGTGGCACTGGTACCGGTGCGAGCCCCAAAGATGAGGAGGAGGATGATAAGCAAGAAGcagatgatgaggatgaagagTTTTACGATGCTTCGTCGCATTTACACGAACCAgcgtcgtcgtcgtcatcgcACGCTGTAGAGGAaaaccagcaccagcaccagcaccagcaccagcaccagaaTGAGTTGGAAATTGATCCAACTGCAAATGCCATACATTTGGAAGTCGTCggtactttgaagaaagtgtACACGGTAGTGTCTAGGTTTACCGGCTCCTCTCTCCCGGAACCGGCAAGGTCCCAGGTGCGCGAGGTGTTGTTAAAGTTACCTACCAAATGGCTGAATGATTCCGAGAAACCCAACTCGAAGAATATTTCTTCCAATAAGAGAGCCTTGCTTCTTGCACAGGAAGCGCTGGACATGGTAGGAAATGTCATGAACGTTGTAGATGATACTTTAGGAAAAGCAGAAACGTGGGttaaaaacaaacaagagCTCAAACAGCTGCTAATGGAGCAATTCAAACATGAGCAGCTAAAGCAAAAGGTTAAACATCAACTcacaaaggaaaataataattcttCCACGCAAGGGAGTGCGTAA
- the FCF2 gene encoding Fcf2p, with translation MAELNVEGLSVDELFADLKKTIAQQKQEEVAKEESGDGFEDDKVSVEIDDRTAQFQEIERNLHKLPKLQTGFDQLGTDGKKLQLEEQKKVVKVDDPIYILESRKKSDKVKPPSETEKWFTLPKPEMTAEVKRDLMLIKHRAALDPKRHYKKDKWQVPERFSVGTIVEGPTEFFSSRMKNKERKNTMLETLMADDTTNKYFKRKYTEVQQRKTSGKRAHYKAVKDKRRRF, from the coding sequence ATGGCTGAACTAAATGTGGAAGGTCTAAGTGTGGATGAGCTTTTCGCCGATCTAAAGAAAACTATTGCCcagcagaaacaagagGAAGTTGCCAAGGAGGAATCTGGTGATGGGTTCGAAGACGACAAGGTTTCGGTTGAAATCGACGATAGGACGGCCCAATTCCAGGAAATTGAGAGGAACTTGCACAAGCTACCGAAGCTGCAAACGGGATTTGACCAGCTGGGTACGGACGGTAAGAAGCTGCAGCTAGAGGAGCAGAAAAAGGTTGTTAAAGTGGACGATCCGATATATATTCTTGAGTCACGTAAGAAGTCTGACAAGGTGAAGCCACCGAGCGAGACTGAGAAGTGGTTCACGCTTCCGAAGCCCGAGATGACAGCCGAGGTGAAGCGTGATCTGATGTTGATCAAGCACAGGGCTGCGCTCGACCCCAAGAGACATTATAAGAAGGACAAGTGGCAAGTGCCGGAGCGGTTCAGCGTTGGTACTATTGTGGAGGGACCTACGGAGTTCTTCAGCAGCCGgatgaagaacaaggagCGCAAGAACACGATGTTGGAGACGTTGATGGCGGACGACACGACGAACAAGTATTTCAAGCGCAAGTACACGGAGGTGCAGCAGCGCAAGACGAGCGGGAAGCGTGCGCACTACAAGGCGGTCAAGGACAAGCGCAGGAGGTTCTAA